The proteins below are encoded in one region of Pseudonocardia sp. DSM 110487:
- a CDS encoding histidine phosphatase family protein, which produces MDSRRLVVVRHAKSAWPDDVPDEQRPLNPRGRRDAPVAGRWIRERVERVDAVVCSPATRTRQTWALIAPELGDAPAPVFDERVYAATVETLLAVVRGISADAGSMLLVGHNPGVSDLVFSLTGEHVELKTSAIAVLDVTGSWADAAPGRVRLVEHATPRGS; this is translated from the coding sequence ATGGATTCCCGACGGCTCGTGGTCGTCCGGCACGCGAAGTCGGCGTGGCCGGACGACGTTCCCGACGAGCAACGGCCGCTGAACCCGCGTGGCCGCCGCGACGCGCCGGTCGCGGGGCGTTGGATCCGCGAGCGCGTCGAACGGGTCGACGCCGTCGTCTGCTCGCCCGCCACGCGCACCCGCCAGACGTGGGCGCTGATCGCGCCTGAGCTGGGCGACGCGCCGGCTCCGGTCTTCGACGAGCGGGTGTACGCGGCGACGGTCGAGACGCTGCTCGCCGTGGTGCGCGGGATCTCCGCCGATGCCGGGTCGATGCTGCTGGTGGGGCACAACCCAGGGGTGTCCGACCTGGTCTTCTCCCTGACCGGTGAGCACGTGGAGCTGAAGACGTCCGCGATCGCGGTCCTCGACGTCACCGGCTCGTGGGCGGACGCGGCCCCGGGTCGTGTGAGACTGGTCGAGCACGCGACACCGCGTGGGTCCTGA
- a CDS encoding methyltransferase domain-containing protein, with amino-acid sequence MTSTNTRYALRLDPGERDRYRMMAAAALEAEGAEWARAGIGPGASVADIGCGPGAVLRLLADAVGPDGQAVGVDGATEAVEAALAEVGELPQASVRLGDAAATGLPAAAFDVVMCRHVLAHNGGREAQIVGHLAELARPGGAVYLVDVDHTMLWMSPPDPDVADLHGRYLEYQTGRGNDLQVGRSLGELLEGAGLTVDAFRVAGPIIRAPAGVRSPAWAARGELRESGLATDADVTRWDEAFRRMDALAQRPWACVTTVSAVGRKS; translated from the coding sequence ATGACCTCGACCAACACGCGGTACGCGCTCCGGCTCGATCCGGGAGAGCGAGATCGCTACCGGATGATGGCCGCCGCGGCACTCGAGGCGGAGGGCGCGGAGTGGGCCCGCGCGGGGATCGGACCCGGTGCGTCGGTGGCCGACATCGGGTGTGGGCCGGGTGCCGTCCTGCGGTTGCTCGCCGACGCGGTCGGTCCGGACGGGCAGGCGGTCGGTGTGGACGGCGCCACGGAGGCGGTCGAGGCGGCCCTCGCCGAGGTCGGGGAGCTGCCGCAGGCATCGGTGCGGCTCGGCGACGCCGCGGCGACCGGCCTGCCCGCCGCCGCGTTCGACGTCGTGATGTGCCGGCACGTGCTGGCCCACAACGGAGGCCGCGAAGCGCAGATCGTCGGGCACCTCGCCGAGCTGGCCCGGCCGGGTGGCGCGGTCTACCTCGTCGACGTCGACCACACCATGCTGTGGATGTCGCCACCGGATCCCGATGTGGCGGACCTGCACGGCAGGTACCTCGAATACCAGACCGGGCGTGGCAACGACCTGCAGGTAGGCCGGTCGCTCGGAGAGTTGCTCGAGGGTGCCGGTCTCACGGTCGATGCGTTCCGGGTGGCCGGACCGATCATCCGCGCACCAGCCGGTGTCCGCTCCCCGGCGTGGGCCGCGCGCGGTGAGCTGAGGGAATCCGGTCTCGCGACGGACGCGGACGTCACGCGCTGGGACGAGGCGTTCCGGCGGATGGACGCGCTCGCGCAGCGCCCGTGGGCATGCGTGACGACGGTGTCGGCCGTGGGGCGGAAGTCCTGA
- a CDS encoding M13 family metallopeptidase produces MTTSAIRSGLDLRWVDPAIRPQDDLFSHVNGQWLRTHVIPDDRAQDGAFRALYDKAEEDVRAIIEEAAGEPGADAKKIADLYASFMDVERIEALGTAPLKPLLDEVSAAEDSAGLAAVLGRRQREARTALFGTFVATDPKNATRYLVQLEQSGLGLPDESYYREDAYAEIRAAYVAHLARLAELVGLPDPAGLAERVMDLETALAAVSWDRVTNRDAEKTYTLMTLPALRQNAPEFDWEPWLAAFGAPDGAFDEIIVRQPSFVAAAAKLWAERPLSQWQEWLAIHTASACADYLTEAIVEEDFDFHGRTLSGTPQLRERWKRGVGVVQGALGEAVGKLYVERHFPAAAKERMVELVANLVEAYRQSISELDWMSPATRERALAKLAKFGSKIGYPEKWKDYSTLEIRADDLLGNALRSGAWFTDFQLAKIGRPVDRDEWLMTPQTVNAYYHPRMNEVVFPAAILQPPFFDVAADDAANYGGIGAVIGHEIGHGFDDQGSKYDGDGNMIDWWEPGDRAEFERRAKALIDQFSALSPAGLPDHKVNGALTVGENIGDLGGLTIAIKAYKIALDGAEAPVIDGFTGLQRVLIGWAQVWRIVTREAEAIRRLAVDPHSPPDLRCNAVVSNLDAFHEAFDVREGDALHRAPDERVRIW; encoded by the coding sequence GTGACGACCTCGGCAATCCGCTCGGGGCTCGACCTGCGCTGGGTCGATCCCGCCATCCGTCCACAGGACGACCTGTTCTCCCACGTCAACGGCCAGTGGCTGCGCACGCACGTCATCCCCGACGACCGCGCGCAGGACGGCGCGTTCCGCGCGCTGTACGACAAGGCCGAGGAGGACGTGCGGGCGATCATCGAGGAAGCGGCCGGGGAGCCGGGCGCCGACGCCAAGAAGATCGCGGACCTGTACGCGTCGTTCATGGACGTCGAGCGGATCGAGGCGCTCGGGACCGCACCGCTGAAGCCGCTGCTCGACGAGGTCTCGGCCGCCGAGGACAGCGCCGGGCTCGCCGCGGTGCTGGGCCGCCGCCAGCGGGAGGCCCGCACGGCGCTGTTCGGCACGTTCGTCGCCACCGACCCCAAGAACGCCACGCGCTACCTGGTGCAGCTCGAGCAGTCCGGGCTGGGGCTGCCCGACGAGTCCTACTACCGCGAGGACGCCTACGCCGAGATCCGCGCGGCGTACGTCGCGCACCTCGCGCGCCTCGCCGAGCTCGTCGGGTTGCCCGACCCGGCCGGGCTCGCGGAGCGCGTGATGGACCTCGAGACCGCGCTCGCGGCCGTCTCGTGGGACCGCGTCACCAACCGCGACGCCGAGAAGACCTACACGCTCATGACGCTGCCCGCGCTGCGGCAGAACGCGCCGGAGTTCGACTGGGAGCCGTGGCTCGCCGCCTTCGGGGCGCCGGACGGCGCCTTCGACGAGATCATCGTCCGGCAGCCGAGCTTCGTCGCCGCCGCCGCGAAGCTGTGGGCGGAGCGGCCGCTGTCGCAGTGGCAGGAATGGCTCGCGATCCACACGGCATCCGCGTGCGCCGACTACCTCACCGAGGCGATCGTCGAGGAGGACTTCGACTTCCACGGCCGCACCCTGTCCGGCACGCCGCAGCTGCGGGAGCGGTGGAAGCGCGGCGTCGGCGTCGTCCAGGGGGCGCTCGGGGAGGCGGTCGGCAAGCTCTACGTCGAGCGGCACTTCCCCGCCGCGGCGAAGGAGCGGATGGTCGAGCTCGTCGCGAACCTCGTCGAGGCCTACCGGCAGAGCATCAGCGAGCTGGACTGGATGAGCCCCGCCACGCGCGAGCGGGCGCTCGCGAAGCTGGCGAAGTTCGGTTCGAAGATCGGCTATCCGGAGAAGTGGAAGGACTACTCGACCCTCGAGATCAGGGCCGACGACCTGCTCGGCAACGCGCTGCGGTCCGGTGCCTGGTTCACCGACTTCCAGCTCGCCAAGATCGGCCGGCCGGTGGACCGCGACGAGTGGCTGATGACGCCGCAGACCGTCAACGCCTACTACCACCCCCGGATGAACGAGGTCGTGTTCCCGGCCGCGATCCTGCAGCCGCCGTTCTTCGACGTGGCGGCCGACGATGCGGCGAACTACGGCGGGATCGGCGCCGTCATCGGCCACGAGATCGGGCACGGCTTCGACGACCAGGGCTCCAAGTACGACGGCGACGGCAACATGATCGACTGGTGGGAGCCGGGCGACCGCGCCGAGTTCGAACGCCGCGCCAAGGCGCTGATCGACCAGTTCAGCGCGCTCTCCCCCGCGGGGCTGCCGGACCACAAGGTCAACGGCGCGCTCACCGTCGGGGAGAACATCGGCGACCTCGGCGGGCTGACGATCGCGATCAAGGCCTACAAGATCGCGCTGGACGGCGCGGAGGCGCCGGTGATCGACGGCTTCACCGGGCTGCAGCGGGTGCTCATCGGGTGGGCGCAGGTGTGGCGGATCGTCACCCGCGAGGCCGAGGCGATCCGGCGGCTCGCCGTCGACCCGCACTCACCGCCCGACTTGCGCTGCAACGCCGTCGTCTCGAACCTCGACGCCTTCCACGAGGCGTTCGACGTGCGGGAGGGCGACGCGCTCCACCGCGCACCGGATGAGCGGGTGCGCATCTGGTGA
- a CDS encoding ADP-ribosylglycohydrolase family protein has product MNIDRVSGVLLGVAVGDALGVPYEYGSRPLPGPGEQARMLGGGLGGYAPGQWSDDTEMTSVIARVAARFTDLRDETALDAVAAGFLGWHAAGPADIGVQTSTVLGALRGIQESGAASRMRVQAAEVHVVTGRSAGNGSLMRTAPVALAHLGSPAAITRAARAVSSLTHHDPQAGEACALWSLAIDHAVRTGEIDARVGLDQVGPEWAGRLDEAEQAPPEKFSGANGWVVAALQGAWSAIVHTSGLVDGLQATVKAGGDTDTVAAIAGGLLGAGHGASAVPDEWRAAVHGWPGLRGDDLTALAMDIVHRHDPGSDH; this is encoded by the coding sequence ATGAACATCGATCGGGTCTCAGGCGTGTTGCTCGGCGTCGCGGTGGGCGACGCGCTGGGCGTTCCGTACGAGTACGGGAGCAGACCCCTTCCCGGGCCGGGCGAGCAGGCCCGCATGCTCGGTGGCGGGCTCGGCGGGTACGCGCCGGGGCAGTGGAGCGACGACACCGAGATGACGAGCGTGATCGCGCGGGTCGCGGCCCGGTTCACCGACCTGCGCGACGAGACCGCGCTCGACGCCGTCGCCGCAGGCTTCCTCGGCTGGCACGCCGCCGGCCCGGCGGACATCGGTGTGCAGACCAGCACCGTGCTCGGGGCGCTGCGGGGCATCCAGGAGTCGGGCGCGGCCTCCCGCATGCGCGTACAGGCCGCTGAGGTTCACGTCGTGACGGGCCGGAGCGCCGGCAACGGCTCGCTGATGCGTACCGCGCCCGTCGCGCTCGCGCACCTTGGCTCCCCGGCGGCGATCACTCGGGCTGCTCGCGCGGTGAGCAGCCTGACCCACCACGACCCTCAGGCAGGCGAGGCCTGCGCCCTCTGGTCCCTGGCGATCGACCATGCCGTCCGCACCGGTGAGATCGACGCGCGGGTCGGACTCGACCAGGTCGGTCCCGAGTGGGCGGGCCGGCTCGACGAGGCGGAGCAGGCTCCGCCCGAGAAGTTCTCGGGGGCGAACGGCTGGGTGGTCGCCGCGCTCCAAGGCGCCTGGTCGGCGATCGTGCACACGAGTGGCCTTGTGGACGGGCTGCAGGCCACGGTGAAGGCCGGTGGGGACACCGACACCGTCGCGGCGATCGCGGGCGGGCTGCTCGGCGCGGGGCACGGCGCGAGCGCGGTGCCCGACGAGTGGCGGGCGGCGGTGCACGGCTGGCCGGGGCTGCGGGGCGACGACCTCACGGCCCTGGCCATGGACATCGTGCACCGGCATGATCCCGGGAGTGATCACTGA
- a CDS encoding PepSY-like domain-containing protein: MITDLRGYLPIVAVALAVVGVTSCSAAPGPAQQAFDQRYPGFDAVTWERQPYGWEAAFGGDDGAYEAEFDFSGQWLETEVEVVDAAGFPAAVRQAVQATTRGAHVDKWEIEITPAGEFYEVEVLGSDGEYYFDAAGRRAENRYEDA; encoded by the coding sequence GTGATCACTGATCTCCGCGGCTACCTGCCGATCGTGGCGGTGGCGCTGGCCGTCGTGGGCGTGACGAGCTGCAGCGCCGCCCCTGGTCCCGCCCAGCAGGCCTTCGACCAGCGCTACCCGGGATTCGACGCCGTGACCTGGGAGCGGCAGCCCTACGGCTGGGAGGCCGCCTTCGGCGGCGACGACGGCGCGTACGAGGCGGAGTTCGACTTCTCAGGACAGTGGCTGGAGACGGAGGTCGAGGTCGTGGACGCGGCGGGCTTCCCAGCCGCCGTGCGCCAGGCGGTGCAGGCCACGACCCGCGGCGCCCACGTCGACAAGTGGGAGATCGAGATCACCCCGGCGGGAGAGTTCTACGAGGTCGAGGTCCTCGGTTCGGACGGCGAGTACTACTTCGACGCCGCCGGACGGCGGGCGGAGAACCGGTACGAGGACGCCTGA
- a CDS encoding AAA family ATPase: protein MTERGPGRRHLTLAAELDVRSGTLVGRSVERARIAELVRRAHAGRGGALLVRGEPGIGKSALVFDATERAQGCLVVAVRGVESEVELACSGLGELIGAFVDAVELLPAAQAATLRAVLGFADQPPVTGIYSICTALHSLITLVAEEQPLLIAVDDAHWLDPTSRDAFAFVARRLAEHPALFLMTVRTHEPGVEECFAALPVMELERLSTAESRVLLMALTSEVGIDPRVAAELTVAADGNPLAVRELVSELSAAQLRGRSPLPEPRAVGRALLGLLSSRIARLDPSTRHALLVAAISVDADLATIERAVIAAGGAPDGLEHGAAAGLVRLDGGYVEFSHPLLRSAIVDAASPTAKAGAFDALAATAAPDVRILYRAAGARAPDETVAAGLHHAADRARRAGGHLTAARTLWRAAELSEPGEQRARRMLEAAADAHVAGRLDLGEAWARAAYTATDSAALRADARAEYARAAMWSGRLGDARAVFADAVPHIEDIDPVRAAAILLDRALLEVMGGRPLDAARAAARAVQLVSIDEMRTHRLPWPVVPDVMILSGEVAAGLDILDHGVLDLMPHEDLLGLPALCHAAQSYTWGERFEQAGELIDRIVEAARAAGAPAALPNVFAHRSELGYWTGSWTLAAADAAESIRLGRELEQAGAEAFALTRLGWIQANRGDPAAPATAATATDLGRPGGVDCIPVYADAIRGRYELGRSDFNAAVHWLDRVAEQVDGTGLGNPLTVPWAADHIEALVRTDRRDEALRRLADLDRQAAGTGLAWPAAVAYRCRALLTAGDAADEHFAEAIRHHDRVDIAFDRARTQLCWGNSLLRRRRRQPRRAREHITEALDTFERLRATPWVEQARAALTIAGTPVLAGDAPRTAGLDDLTAQELQVSLAVVKGLSNPEVAAALFLSRKSVERHLSTVYRKLGLRSRTELVAHVSRADTGTINAPTRQHRHPVRQGRVGNA from the coding sequence ATGACCGAACGCGGGCCCGGCCGTCGGCATCTGACCCTCGCCGCCGAACTCGACGTCCGGAGCGGAACTCTCGTCGGGCGGTCCGTGGAGCGGGCCCGCATCGCCGAGCTGGTCAGGCGGGCCCATGCGGGGCGCGGCGGTGCGCTCCTGGTGCGCGGGGAGCCGGGGATCGGGAAGTCCGCGCTGGTGTTCGACGCGACCGAGCGTGCGCAGGGGTGCCTTGTGGTCGCCGTCCGCGGCGTGGAGTCGGAGGTCGAGCTCGCGTGCTCGGGGCTGGGTGAGCTGATCGGGGCGTTCGTCGATGCGGTGGAGCTGCTGCCCGCGGCACAGGCCGCGACCCTGCGCGCGGTGCTGGGCTTCGCGGACCAGCCGCCGGTGACCGGCATCTACTCGATCTGCACCGCTCTGCACAGCCTGATCACGCTGGTCGCGGAGGAGCAGCCACTGCTCATCGCCGTCGACGACGCACACTGGCTCGATCCGACGTCCCGCGACGCGTTCGCCTTCGTCGCCCGGCGGCTCGCCGAGCATCCCGCGCTGTTCCTGATGACCGTCCGCACCCACGAGCCGGGCGTCGAGGAGTGCTTCGCCGCGCTGCCGGTCATGGAGCTGGAGCGGTTGTCCACGGCGGAGAGCCGCGTCCTGCTGATGGCGCTCACCAGCGAGGTGGGCATCGATCCGCGGGTGGCGGCCGAGCTCACGGTCGCCGCCGACGGCAATCCGCTCGCGGTTCGGGAACTGGTGTCGGAGCTGTCGGCGGCCCAGCTGCGCGGCAGGTCACCGCTGCCCGAGCCACGCGCTGTGGGGCGCGCCCTCCTCGGGCTGCTGTCCAGCAGGATCGCCCGCCTCGATCCCTCCACCCGCCACGCGCTGCTGGTCGCCGCGATCTCCGTCGACGCCGACCTGGCCACGATCGAGCGCGCGGTGATCGCTGCCGGCGGTGCACCCGACGGCCTCGAGCACGGCGCTGCCGCCGGCCTCGTCCGCCTCGATGGTGGATACGTGGAGTTCAGCCACCCACTACTGCGCTCCGCCATCGTCGACGCCGCATCGCCGACCGCCAAGGCCGGTGCCTTCGACGCGCTCGCGGCCACCGCGGCCCCGGACGTCAGGATCCTCTACCGGGCTGCCGGGGCACGGGCACCGGACGAGACGGTCGCCGCCGGCCTGCACCACGCGGCCGATCGAGCCCGGCGCGCCGGCGGCCACCTGACCGCCGCACGCACACTGTGGCGGGCCGCCGAGCTGTCCGAGCCCGGCGAACAGCGGGCGAGGCGCATGCTGGAGGCCGCCGCCGACGCCCACGTCGCCGGCCGGCTGGACCTGGGCGAAGCGTGGGCCCGTGCCGCGTACACGGCGACGGACAGTGCCGCCCTGCGTGCCGACGCGCGGGCCGAGTACGCCCGCGCGGCCATGTGGTCGGGGCGTCTCGGCGACGCTCGTGCGGTGTTCGCCGACGCCGTGCCGCACATCGAGGACATCGACCCGGTTCGGGCCGCGGCGATTCTGCTGGACCGGGCGCTGCTCGAGGTCATGGGCGGACGTCCGCTCGACGCGGCACGGGCCGCCGCCCGGGCGGTGCAGCTGGTGAGCATCGACGAGATGCGTACGCATCGGCTGCCATGGCCCGTGGTCCCGGACGTCATGATCCTCAGCGGGGAGGTGGCCGCCGGCCTCGACATCCTCGACCACGGCGTCCTCGACCTCATGCCACACGAGGACCTGTTGGGGTTGCCGGCGCTCTGCCACGCGGCGCAGTCGTACACCTGGGGGGAGCGGTTCGAGCAGGCCGGCGAGCTGATCGACCGGATCGTGGAGGCCGCGCGGGCCGCGGGCGCGCCGGCAGCCCTGCCCAATGTGTTCGCTCATCGCAGCGAGCTCGGCTACTGGACCGGCTCGTGGACGCTCGCAGCGGCCGATGCAGCCGAGTCCATCCGGCTCGGCCGGGAACTCGAGCAAGCCGGCGCCGAGGCCTTCGCACTGACCCGGCTCGGCTGGATCCAGGCGAACCGCGGCGACCCGGCCGCACCGGCGACCGCAGCGACGGCCACAGATCTCGGCAGGCCCGGTGGCGTGGACTGCATCCCCGTCTACGCCGATGCGATCCGTGGCCGCTACGAGCTCGGCAGGTCGGACTTCAACGCTGCCGTGCATTGGCTCGACCGGGTCGCCGAGCAGGTCGACGGAACGGGCTTGGGGAACCCGCTGACGGTGCCGTGGGCGGCCGACCACATCGAGGCCCTCGTCCGCACCGACCGTCGCGACGAGGCGCTGCGCAGGCTCGCCGACCTCGACCGCCAGGCCGCCGGCACCGGTCTGGCCTGGCCGGCCGCCGTCGCCTACCGCTGCCGGGCACTCCTCACAGCGGGGGATGCGGCGGACGAGCACTTCGCCGAAGCGATCCGCCACCACGACCGAGTCGACATCGCCTTCGACCGGGCCCGCACCCAGCTCTGCTGGGGCAACAGTCTGTTGCGCCGCCGCCGCCGGCAACCCAGGCGTGCGCGCGAGCACATCACCGAGGCGCTCGACACCTTCGAGCGTCTGCGCGCTACCCCCTGGGTCGAGCAGGCGCGCGCGGCTCTGACGATCGCCGGCACGCCCGTACTGGCCGGCGATGCGCCCCGAACGGCCGGGCTGGACGACCTCACCGCCCAGGAGCTGCAGGTCTCGCTCGCCGTCGTGAAAGGGCTGAGCAATCCCGAAGTGGCGGCCGCGCTCTTCCTGTCGCGCAAATCAGTGGAACGCCACCTCTCCACCGTCTACCGCAAGCTCGGCCTCCGTTCGCGGACGGAGCTGGTTGCTCACGTGTCCCGGGCGGACACCGGCACGATCAACGCACCGACCCGGCAGCACCGCCATCCGGTCCGGCAGGGACGGGTGGGCAATGCATGA
- a CDS encoding class I SAM-dependent methyltransferase has translation MAVDDARLTELLNAFVGDMGATMHAGSAVVGHRLGLYRALAEKPATAGELADRTGCHPRYLTEWLRGQAAGGYVTVDLATETYSMSEEQEFALTNPDGPVYLPGAFLMALGALRAESRITEAFRSGAGLGWHEHDDDVFDGCEQFFRPGYVGNLLTEWLPALEGVVDRLHAGARVADVGCGHGASTVLMAREFPRSVFVGSDYHAGSVGQAVARAEDAGVGDRVRFDVAAAQNFGGGPFDLVTTFDCLHDMGDPRLAARHIRESLTPQGTWMIVEPSAGESVAENLNPVGRAYYSFSTFLCVPNALSQTGGYSLGAQAGAEPIRQLALDAGFRSFRMAAQTPFNMVYEARL, from the coding sequence ATGGCTGTGGACGACGCGCGGTTGACCGAGTTGCTGAACGCGTTCGTCGGCGATATGGGAGCGACGATGCACGCCGGCAGCGCCGTGGTGGGGCACCGCCTCGGGCTGTACCGCGCGCTGGCCGAGAAGCCTGCGACGGCAGGAGAGCTCGCCGACCGGACCGGTTGCCACCCGCGATACCTCACGGAATGGCTGCGCGGCCAGGCCGCGGGCGGGTACGTCACCGTGGACCTCGCGACGGAGACGTACTCGATGTCCGAGGAGCAGGAGTTCGCGCTCACCAACCCGGACGGACCGGTGTATCTCCCCGGTGCATTCCTGATGGCGCTCGGTGCGTTGCGCGCGGAGTCGCGGATCACCGAGGCGTTCCGCAGCGGAGCCGGGCTCGGCTGGCACGAACACGACGACGACGTGTTCGACGGATGCGAGCAGTTCTTCCGGCCGGGGTACGTCGGCAACCTGCTGACGGAGTGGCTGCCTGCGCTGGAGGGCGTCGTGGACCGGCTGCATGCCGGGGCGCGGGTCGCCGACGTCGGCTGCGGTCACGGCGCGTCCACCGTCCTGATGGCGCGGGAGTTCCCGCGCTCGGTGTTCGTCGGCTCGGACTATCACGCCGGATCGGTCGGCCAGGCTGTCGCGCGTGCCGAGGACGCCGGGGTGGGCGACCGGGTGCGGTTCGACGTGGCGGCGGCGCAGAACTTCGGTGGCGGCCCGTTCGACCTGGTGACGACGTTCGACTGCCTGCACGACATGGGCGATCCGCGGCTGGCCGCCCGGCACATCCGGGAGTCGTTGACGCCGCAGGGAACGTGGATGATCGTCGAGCCGAGTGCGGGCGAGAGCGTGGCGGAGAACCTGAATCCGGTGGGCCGGGCGTACTACTCGTTCTCGACGTTCCTGTGCGTGCCGAACGCTCTCTCCCAGACCGGCGGGTACTCGTTGGGCGCACAGGCCGGCGCCGAGCCGATCAGGCAGCTGGCACTCGACGCGGGGTTCCGCAGCTTCCGGATGGCCGCGCAGACGCCGTTCAACATGGTCTACGAGGCTCGGCTCTGA
- a CDS encoding TfoX/Sxy family protein, which translates to MAYDEELAERIRDVLSGERGLAEQRMFGGLAFLLGGNMAVCASREGGILVRIDPTERDHLLASTAAFPAVMGGRTMKGFLRVEADDVRTDGQLSTWVRRGAAYARTLPAK; encoded by the coding sequence GTGGCGTACGACGAGGAGCTCGCGGAGCGGATCCGGGATGTTCTGTCCGGCGAGAGAGGTCTTGCCGAGCAGAGGATGTTCGGCGGGCTGGCGTTCCTGCTGGGTGGCAACATGGCGGTCTGTGCCAGCCGCGAGGGCGGGATCCTGGTGCGAATCGATCCCACGGAGCGCGATCACCTGCTGGCGTCCACCGCGGCGTTCCCGGCGGTGATGGGTGGCCGCACCATGAAGGGGTTCCTCCGGGTCGAGGCCGACGATGTCCGCACCGATGGTCAGCTCTCCACCTGGGTGCGGCGTGGCGCCGCCTACGCGCGCACGTTGCCCGCGAAGTAG
- a CDS encoding PQQ-binding-like beta-propeller repeat protein has protein sequence MNPIHAGATPSRRRLLLGLAAAAVVGAGTAGCAQHRQRWVHGLGGPVGLVPGDGVVFASGADDTGRVSAIDVRNGETRWTYDLRGARGHLVTVDDLVIVGDRYGVHALDAVDGTRRWMREEAWAVGAGEGIALCGRRPALNAFVLTAVDAASGEERWTVPLGGSSYTPVAIAAGRVHLGVYDLLRTLDAVTGATVWEQPLRDSTRSAGITVGGPVVCCAEEAQSGVSLEDRVKFGSVSQVGFDAATGRQLWRRPDEGEWTTAHAGTHYICAGSTSVVAWDAATGGTRWTAYSLDMTPDAAPVVTGDSCYVASSWVSRDRIYRDVLEMHLTVVALAADTGKPRWSAETDLGPYPGNGDEDGSLALTVVGDTVVVGAPTGTVVGIA, from the coding sequence ATGAACCCGATCCACGCTGGCGCCACGCCGTCCCGGCGTCGGCTGCTGCTCGGCCTGGCTGCCGCGGCGGTGGTGGGGGCTGGAACGGCGGGCTGTGCACAGCACCGGCAGCGCTGGGTCCACGGCCTGGGAGGCCCGGTCGGTCTTGTGCCGGGCGACGGAGTCGTCTTCGCCTCGGGTGCGGACGATACCGGCAGGGTGTCGGCGATCGACGTCCGCAACGGCGAGACCCGGTGGACCTACGACCTGAGAGGGGCCCGGGGCCACCTCGTCACCGTCGACGACCTCGTGATCGTGGGCGACCGATACGGCGTCCACGCCCTGGACGCCGTCGACGGCACCCGGCGCTGGATGCGCGAGGAGGCGTGGGCGGTCGGGGCAGGCGAGGGGATCGCGCTATGCGGCCGGAGGCCCGCCCTCAACGCATTCGTGCTGACCGCCGTCGACGCCGCCAGCGGGGAAGAACGCTGGACAGTCCCGCTAGGCGGTAGCTCCTACACCCCCGTGGCCATCGCCGCCGGCCGGGTGCACCTCGGTGTGTACGACCTTCTGCGCACGCTAGACGCGGTCACCGGCGCGACAGTGTGGGAGCAGCCGCTGCGTGACTCGACGAGATCGGCGGGGATAACCGTCGGCGGCCCGGTCGTGTGCTGCGCCGAGGAGGCCCAGAGCGGGGTGTCCCTCGAAGATCGGGTGAAGTTCGGTTCCGTCTCCCAGGTCGGGTTCGACGCGGCCACCGGCCGGCAACTGTGGCGCCGCCCGGACGAGGGTGAATGGACCACCGCACATGCCGGCACCCACTACATCTGCGCGGGCTCCACGTCTGTGGTCGCATGGGATGCGGCCACCGGCGGGACGCGCTGGACGGCCTACTCGCTCGACATGACGCCGGACGCCGCTCCCGTCGTGACGGGCGATTCCTGCTACGTCGCCAGCTCCTGGGTCTCCAGGGACCGCATCTATCGCGACGTCCTCGAGATGCACCTCACCGTCGTCGCCCTCGCGGCCGACACAGGGAAACCACGCTGGTCCGCCGAAACGGACCTCGGCCCTTACCCCGGGAACGGCGACGAGGATGGTTCTCTGGCGCTCACGGTCGTCGGCGATACCGTGGTGGTCGGCGCGCCCACGGGAACAGTCGTGGGAATCGCCTGA
- a CDS encoding HNH endonuclease, translated as MIPWEIGGETELGNCVMLCKACHRLVHHSDWIVRLRDGLPEFIPPAWIDPDRQPRRRPRPDLVPA; from the coding sequence GTGATCCCGTGGGAGATCGGTGGGGAGACCGAGCTCGGCAACTGCGTCATGCTCTGCAAGGCCTGCCACCGCCTGGTGCATCACAGCGACTGGATCGTCCGCCTCCGCGACGGGCTCCCGGAATTCATCCCACCGGCCTGGATCGACCCCGACCGACAACCCAGACGAAGACCCCGGCCGGACCTCGTGCCCGCCTGA